Proteins encoded together in one Streptomyces sp. B1I3 window:
- a CDS encoding cellulose binding domain-containing protein: protein MSASGAMSASAADSGCRVDYSVNQWTGGYTAQIKVTNLGQALTGWRLTWTYTGDQKVTSAWNASVTQTGASVVAVDTGWNGALATGGTAEFGLQGTVRSAGSAPGDFALNGVPCGGDGTQPPTTPPTTPPPTTPPPTTPPPTPPPTGADCGSAVICSGFEDQTGPTPSGAWKFTAPDCQGTGTAAVDRAVAHSGGTSLRVDGRAGYCNHAFVAATADLSSVGPVVYGRMWVRHTTALPSAHVTFVSLPDTSQGGRSLRVGGQNGALQWNRESDDATLPAQSPAGVALSRPLPTNSWQCLRFAIDTTATGLDTWLGDERIAGLHADGVPTQDIDQQWLARTTPPRPTTLRLGWESYGTGDDTLWFDDVAVGSAPIGC from the coding sequence ATGTCCGCGAGCGGCGCGATGTCCGCGAGCGCGGCGGACTCCGGCTGCCGGGTCGACTACAGCGTGAACCAGTGGACCGGCGGCTACACCGCCCAGATCAAGGTCACCAATCTCGGCCAGGCGCTCACCGGCTGGCGGCTGACCTGGACCTACACCGGCGATCAGAAGGTGACCTCGGCGTGGAACGCTTCCGTCACCCAGACCGGTGCGTCCGTCGTCGCCGTCGACACGGGCTGGAACGGCGCGCTGGCCACGGGCGGCACCGCCGAATTCGGCCTGCAGGGAACCGTGCGGTCGGCCGGCTCCGCACCGGGCGACTTCGCCCTCAACGGCGTGCCCTGCGGCGGTGACGGCACCCAGCCACCGACCACACCCCCCACGACTCCGCCCCCCACGACTCCGCCGCCTACGACTCCGCCGCCCACGCCCCCGCCGACCGGCGCGGACTGCGGCAGCGCGGTCATCTGCTCGGGCTTCGAGGACCAGACCGGTCCCACCCCGTCCGGCGCCTGGAAGTTCACCGCACCCGACTGCCAGGGCACCGGCACGGCCGCCGTCGACAGGGCGGTCGCGCACAGCGGCGGCACATCGCTACGGGTCGACGGCCGGGCCGGCTACTGCAACCACGCCTTCGTCGCCGCCACTGCGGACCTGTCCTCGGTCGGTCCGGTGGTGTACGGACGCATGTGGGTGAGGCACACCACCGCGCTGCCCTCGGCCCACGTCACTTTCGTCTCCCTGCCCGACACCTCCCAGGGCGGGCGGAGCCTGCGCGTCGGGGGCCAGAACGGCGCCCTGCAGTGGAACCGGGAGAGTGACGACGCCACGCTGCCGGCGCAGAGCCCGGCCGGCGTGGCGCTGAGCCGGCCGCTGCCGACCAACAGCTGGCAGTGCCTGCGTTTCGCGATCGACACGACGGCCACGGGTCTCGACACCTGGCTCGGCGACGAGCGGATCGCGGGCCTGCACGCCGACGGTGTCCCCACACAGGACATCGACCAGCAATGGCTGGCCCGCACCACCCCGCCCCGGCCCACCACCCTGCGACTGGGCTGGGAGAGCTACGGGACGGGTGACGACACCCTGTGGTTCGACGACGTGGCCGTCGGCTCGGCCCCCATCGGCTGCTGA
- a CDS encoding ABC transporter permease yields MSTLPLAVRDSSTMLRRNLLHARRYPSLTLNLLLTPVMLLLLFVYIFGDTMSGGAGRSAYIAYIVPGILLMTIGSTTIGTAVSVSTDMSEGIIARFRTMAIHRSSILFGHVVGSVLQTILSVILVGAIGVAMGFRSTDATVLEWLAAFGLLALFALAFTWIAVGMGLSSPNAEAASNNAMPLILLPLISSAFVPLHSMPGWFQPIAEYQPFTPAIETLRGLLLGTEIGSNGWLALGWCLALTLLGHRWSKAQFDSDPR; encoded by the coding sequence ATGAGCACCCTCCCCCTCGCCGTGCGCGACTCCTCCACCATGCTGCGCCGCAACCTCCTGCACGCCCGCCGCTACCCCTCCCTCACCCTCAACCTGCTCCTCACCCCCGTCATGCTCCTGCTGCTCTTCGTCTACATCTTCGGCGACACCATGAGCGGCGGTGCGGGGCGCTCCGCCTACATCGCCTACATCGTTCCCGGCATCCTGCTCATGACCATCGGCTCCACCACCATCGGCACCGCCGTCTCGGTTTCCACCGACATGAGCGAAGGCATCATCGCCCGCTTCCGCACCATGGCCATCCACCGCAGCTCCATCCTGTTCGGGCACGTCGTGGGCAGCGTCCTGCAGACGATCCTGAGCGTGATCCTCGTCGGCGCCATCGGAGTGGCCATGGGCTTCCGCTCCACCGATGCCACCGTCCTGGAATGGCTGGCGGCCTTCGGCCTGCTCGCCCTGTTCGCCCTGGCCTTCACCTGGATCGCGGTCGGCATGGGCCTGTCCAGCCCCAACGCCGAAGCCGCCAGCAACAACGCCATGCCCCTGATCCTGCTGCCCCTCATCTCCAGCGCCTTCGTGCCCCTGCACTCGATGCCGGGCTGGTTCCAGCCGATCGCCGAGTACCAGCCCTTCACCCCCGCCATCGAGACCCTGCGCGGCCTGCTCCTCGGGACCGAGATCGGCAGCAACGGGTGGCTCGCCCTCGGCTGGTGCCTGGCCCTGACCCTCCTGGGCCATCGCTGGTCCAAGGCCCAGTTCGACAGCGACCCCAGGTAG
- a CDS encoding SigE family RNA polymerase sigma factor, with protein MGTVVDDAAAAEFHAFFEAHYAELARLAHLLTGEADAADDLAAEALMALWHRWDRVRGAEHPVAYARGVVANLARTRIRSAVRERRRIALFWAPRAAGDGYAADGPDVSAVVDVQGALRRLPFRKRACVVLRHAFDLSERDTSLVLGISVGTVKSQTSRGVAELQRLLGPAAAAAEVQVAVAAQRTGGRQ; from the coding sequence GTGGGCACAGTCGTGGATGATGCTGCTGCCGCCGAGTTCCATGCGTTCTTCGAGGCGCACTATGCCGAACTCGCCCGGCTCGCCCACCTGCTGACGGGCGAGGCCGACGCGGCCGACGATCTGGCTGCCGAGGCGCTGATGGCGCTCTGGCACCGCTGGGACCGGGTCAGGGGCGCCGAGCACCCGGTGGCGTACGCGCGTGGGGTCGTCGCCAACCTGGCCCGTACGCGCATCCGCAGTGCCGTGCGTGAACGCCGCAGGATCGCGCTGTTCTGGGCGCCGCGCGCCGCCGGGGACGGATACGCGGCGGACGGGCCCGACGTGTCGGCGGTGGTGGACGTCCAAGGGGCCCTGCGCCGGCTGCCGTTCCGCAAGCGGGCGTGCGTGGTGCTGCGGCACGCCTTCGACCTCTCCGAGCGGGACACCTCGCTGGTCCTCGGGATATCGGTCGGTACGGTGAAGAGCCAGACCTCGCGCGGTGTGGCGGAACTGCAGCGGCTGCTCGGCCCCGCGGCAGCGGCCGCCGAGGTGCAGGTGGCCGTCGCGGCGCAGCGCACCGGAGGAAGACAGTGA
- a CDS encoding pectate lyase, with translation MSARARTHRRRPGKRRMAAALTAALGLTGAALATNVMLQPAGAAAAAVPAWPSAKGTQAVSSTIEVSGTYDGGLKRFYGSGDLGDGGQDEGQDPIFELKDGATLKNVILGSPAADGIHCSGSCTLQNVWWEDVGEDAASFKGTSSSSVYTVYGGGARKASDKVFQFNGAGKLVITKFQVADFGKLVRSCGNCSKQYQRNIIVNDVDVTAPGKSLVGINTNYGDTAALRSVRIHGDSSKKIKPCVRYTGNNTGAEPKETGSGPDGTYCRYTASDLSYD, from the coding sequence ATGAGCGCACGAGCGCGTACTCACCGGCGCCGGCCCGGCAAGCGCCGCATGGCCGCCGCGCTGACCGCGGCCCTGGGACTCACCGGCGCCGCACTGGCCACCAACGTCATGCTGCAGCCCGCCGGCGCGGCAGCGGCCGCGGTCCCCGCCTGGCCCAGCGCCAAGGGCACCCAGGCGGTCTCGTCGACCATCGAGGTCTCCGGGACGTACGACGGCGGTCTCAAGCGCTTCTACGGCAGCGGCGACCTCGGCGACGGCGGCCAGGACGAGGGGCAGGACCCGATCTTCGAGCTGAAGGACGGGGCGACGCTGAAGAACGTCATCCTGGGCTCGCCCGCCGCGGACGGCATCCACTGCTCCGGCAGCTGCACGCTCCAGAACGTCTGGTGGGAGGACGTCGGCGAGGACGCCGCGTCCTTCAAGGGCACCTCCTCGTCCTCCGTGTACACGGTGTACGGCGGCGGGGCCCGCAAGGCCTCCGACAAGGTCTTCCAGTTCAACGGCGCGGGCAAGCTGGTCATCACCAAGTTCCAGGTCGCCGACTTCGGCAAGCTGGTCCGCTCGTGCGGCAACTGCTCCAAGCAGTACCAGCGCAACATCATCGTCAACGACGTCGACGTGACGGCACCGGGCAAGTCCCTGGTCGGCATCAACACGAACTACGGGGACACCGCCGCGCTGCGCTCCGTGCGGATCCACGGCGACAGCAGCAAGAAGATCAAGCCGTGTGTCCGCTACACCGGCAACAACACCGGGGCCGAGCCGAAGGAGACGGGCAGCGGACCGGACGGCACCTACTGCCGCTACACGGCGTCGGACCTGAGCTACGACTGA